The DNA segment GATGACTCAATTACTCAACCCAAATCAATTTAATGTATACCTGGTTGATTaggtttgaatttttcttttaaattctgATGCAACTCAACCTGAACAaaggtaattatttttaagttttatacaTTAGGCCTGTTAACAAACTcctaaatattaaactaaattcACAATTAGATAAATGAAATACACTGAATCTGccatcattcttcttcttcttttaaaaaaagaatgccatcattgtttttttattattaaacatcattgttttttaaaaacataagtaCAGTGACCTTTATAAAGCTTTTATATTATTGCCTCTATCTAAGTGGACCCATTTTTAGGCTTGTGGGTTGTTGGAGTGGTGCTTTGCTACTTCCACCCTGTACAGCGTATTTTTCGTGAATTTGCCCCATTGCTGTTCCTCAtgtaaagaagaagaagaaaagttcTGCCCAGACaaagtgaaaaaggaaaaaaggaaaaagatgatTATAGTGACTAAATGATGTACAAATTTCCAGCTAGCTTAACCATCCATTCGTAATTGCAGGATGCGATGACTTCCTTTTCAGCTTGTGGACTAATAGACCCTCTTTGTTCTCAAAACCTCACTCCCAAGCATTCCACCATCACTGCAACCATTGATTCTCAGTCATCGATTTGCGCCACTAGTAATGGTATGAGCACTAGTGCACTACGTACATTATTACTTGCATGCCAAGTGCCATTCATCTTAGCATATTATTATTAGAGGAAAAAAGGTTGCGCACAGTatgcaaattaaattaaaagtcatACTAATagtaatttgtgattgaatgacgTTACATGGTAAACTTTTTAACATTCTGGATTGAATTGCAAACTGTGCAGTTGGGAGCCCAGTCTCAGCTAATAAACCAGAGGGCAGAGAGAATCATACGAAAGGAGCCACAAGTGGTTCCTCTGAGCCATCTGATGAGGATGATGAAGCAGGTGCTTGTGAACAGAGCACAAATCCAGCTGATATGAAGCGCCTTAGAAGGTATCTCAAAGATAAAGCATTAAACTTAGGTTGTGTTTGGGTAAATTTTTCTGTGAGAAGACGACTCACAGAGGTGCATAAGTTGGTTTTAGCCGAGAggaattcaattaattttactttcttatttttttcccctgatattttaaattatgttatggTTTTAGGAAGGTTTCTAATCGCGACTCTGCCAGAAggtcaagaagaagaaaacaagcgCAATTGTCTGACCTTGAGTTGCAGGTAACTGATCTGTTGGGAGAGTACATGAATGgtatttaatttgataagtCTTTAATAAGGGAATGAAATATAGTGATATTAATTCTTAGAGCTATATTTTCGTACGAACAGTTGTTGATAAAGACAGTGGAACGTTACTAGCACTCTGAATCTCTTTGTTTTTGGAATTTAAGCATTAACATTCAATATTTGGTAAAATGCACAAGAAGCAATACAATGTTTTTTTCGTTTGAATTTTGCTTTCTCAGGTTGAAAAACTGAAAGTGGAAAATGCAACCCTATACAAGCAGTTCACGGATGCTAGCCAACATTTTCGTGAGGCAGATACGAATAACCGAGTGCTGAAATCAGATGTAGAAGCTTTGAGAGCCAAGGTATAATAGGTTCTTCTGCAATATTATTCTATAGCTAAGAAAAGGAGATTACAACTTTATAAAAGCAGGGAAAAGTAGTAATAACCAAGAATGAAGGAAGCTTGGTTTTTAATTAAGGTTGATGAAAAATATCTCATTAGAATTTCAACTGAGTACTGCTCCGAAGAATTAAGATAAGCTAATCTGTCTAGGTTATTTTAAAAAGAGTTTTAAGACAGTTATTATAAAAGTGTATAAAAATGTTTGATATTGTCTGGCTGGCATATATAGGTGAAGTTAGCAGAGGATATGGTGACTAGGAGCTCTTTTACTACGTTAAACAATCAGCTTCTTCAGACACAACATCATCAAATGAGCACACCCCAGCAACTGAACACGACTAATCTGCGGCGCATGGCGCATGTTTCGCCAACAATCACCGTTCATGGAAATGATGTCTCGTACAATAATGGTGGACAGAATTCAGCACTTGGAAACTTGGATATGAGTTTCAATGACATCAATGAAGTCATGAACGATGCTATGAGTTGTGGAACTATTTGGCCACTCGACTAGACAGACTCTCTCTGTAGCTTCCAATTAGATCGAtccatcttttatattttacgtCTTGTCTAATTTGATTAGTAGGCTATATATGTTAATGTCAAGCTATGCTATTTGTCTTCGCTTGATTCCTCTTTAATGATGCCTGTTTAAAATGGCGTCTTCTTTCGTTGTATGTAGTTTTGTATAAAAGGACTTGATTGCTTTATCCATTTCTGATTGTAATTGCAAAACAAAATGTTTTCTAATTAGGGTCATGCCAATGCTTATGGAGCATTTGGCTGACAAAATATAATACATgagttaattttgatttatggTAGTTGTACTCgataattaaagaaaacaaaattaatactcCGTAAGACATAAGATTAAAAAGGTAGAATATTTTGGCTCTGACCAATCACCAAAGTAAGgaaaaaagattattattttatttcattttgtttatatgTGAAATATTACCTTGGAAATTAGAATAAACTGAAAAATAGTTGTCAAATCACATATTTAgtagttaaatatatataattgtcaTTATAAGAAAAATCTATCATTGAGAGCCAGAagttgttaataataataaaaaatcattggtgATAAAATTATGggttattttaaatatcatattctTCCAGTTACGACCAAAGGTGAGATTTTACAAGATAAAAACTATATTCTTTTTatacacataaataaaaaagtgatagACCTCAGACTACATACATAATTgcgtaatatttaaaaatggatGGAATGATAAATAGATtggtaaataaaaaacatttcatATTTCTAacatgagaagaagaaaaataaaagtattaaatagaatgaaataaaatacatttcacaaattcaatttcattcgATCTTATTTTACACGATTCTAATAATCACTTATTTTACTTTACTTCGTTATTCCATCttatttcataaaatgaaatatttcttAAAGAACTTACCTCTTCCATTCGGATGGACGGACATACGttaattctctcttcttctttttttgagaCAAACGTTAATTCACTTCTTCATCTTTATTTGTTCATTACTATTATTGTTTTAGATCGAATACAGCAATTCATGTGTCAAACACCTGGCAGGAATCATCAGATTAAGTGATGAGTAAATCGTTTCATAAGCAATGTCTGGGGAAGATTCACCGTTCACGTGTGCTGTAAGAAACTacgaataaattatatattgacaTCCATAAACTATAGTCAGATCTTTTTGCTTGTTTCAAAACCTCGttatctaattttatattttatatattttcatttgcatagAAAGGTACGGACCCGATGGTTAAGAGTGACATTTCAATCAATTTACCTACTATTTATCCTGTCCATCCATGcataaattcaattaattagtTAGATTAGATtaccatttatttttctttacaacaatttttattttaaaatttatttttgaattgattATGAACTATTCAacataaattataaatcattgGATCAACTAGGTAGATATATATACCCTAAATTGTTTAAGTTTATCTCCTCTAAAGTGATGACATATATGTATAAGGTGGTCTATCTATTGTCAATTTAAATAAAGTGAGTAATAAtgttctttcaaaaataaacaaataaataaagtgagaaaaatgtttacaaaatgttttaattaaaaaccaaTAATAGTGAAATATATCCTTACTTTCTCACTTAACTCATCTTATAACTTGGATGAGtcaaatttgtttgtttgaatttaatttctctaaaaATGAAGAGATATATAAAGTAATAAGTAATGGTCTATCTacaattaatttagttatttaaaaaaaatctaccatTAATTTAAAGTAAGTCATGTTTACAAAATGTTTTAATTGAAAACAATAGTGGATAAATTCTTTATTTCAGTAGTTATGTATCCCCTAGCCTGTAAATATAGAGGagttaaattcatttgtttgaatttaattctttaaaatgaaaagatatGTAAAGTGATAAAGGGGTCTTTTATCTACCATTGATTTAAAACagatcatttttataaaatattttaattaaaatcaattaatatattGTGAATAGATGTTTATTTTCTCACTTTACGCATCTTCCCTTTAGAAAATTCTAATTATACATTCTTTTGACTCCCCTCCATGTGGTGCAATGCGCCAATGAGCAAGCattatatgttaaataaatGCCATTGTAATTtctgaaataaaagataagtatttgaaaataataagaaaattcaatattatttttctttaattatattcCAACGACTAACTAGGAAAAACACATGAATGATTTGTATACTAGACCGTCGTTTCTATGTTACCTGTCATTTTATTCTCCTTTCGTAGCAACTGGTCAACAACTACTGCAATATTAGGTCACTGAATTATGTTACTGCTTAGATTTTTTTCCTCCTTTGATAACTAGGAACAGGTGGAAAAGGTATTCAATATTAActgaaattttcaattttttatgcttagtaaaatagaagaaacaaaaattagtGTGTGAATTCTAGAAATAAAGAAATTGCATATGATGAACAGACTAAATGGGATTTGCCTACAAAATTGCAACCAAGAATTAAGGGGAACAGATAATGCAAAGTAAAAACAATCTTCATATTTTTGTCATAAAATGCTGGaatcaatcaattaatataCAATTATCAGCTCAATAATTATTCCTAAATTCAATGCATTTGTAACTGATTCTAAGTGCATGCTACCCCATCATCAATTCAAACTCACCAAAATAAACCTTGCCATCAAAGTTCAAATCAGCAACCTTGACCATCTTCTCAATAGCACTCATATCCCAACCCTTGTCCAACCCCAAGCAATCAAGCACCTTCTTCAACTCCATTGCATCTATGTATCCATCCCCATCCTCATCAAAGATCTTGAAGGCTTCATGCAAAAGCTCACTGCGTTTTGACATGTCCTCCAACTCACCAAGAACCTCTTCCACAGGCACTTCATCATCAAGCAAGCCACCCTCAGCTAGCTCAAACCCTGATGATGATGAGGGCTTATTATCATACATCAAACCAAGCTTCTTGATTCTCCCATTGGTTTCCATGCCAAAAACACTGACAAGGGCACCAACCATCTTGTCATCAAGTTTGAGCACATTCTGGGGCTTGCATGAAGAAGGGTCATGATAATTATGATCAAGGTGAGACACTGAGCTTTTTGAGGAGCATTTCAATGCTTGTAAAAAGTCACCAAGGAATCTGGAGCATGCTTCTGCTATCCCCATTTGAGCCAATATGTTATGACTTATGATAACTCAAGTTTTGGTGCAGAGCGTAAACTTGTTTGTGACACCTCTTTTTATAGTTAGATTCTTGATATTACACCCTTGTGTCAATTGTAAATCACTCAAGTGCCATTGTATGGTGCaaattaaatcatcaattatataataataatcattgtATACAACTAATTGGCTTTATAGAGTTCCAAGGCAGCTGGCATACAAATTGCATTCGCTAAGGggataatatatatgtattagtTATTATGTACTACATATTAGATGTGTTATAAATTTTGGTTCACTGTACCCAAGAGCATATGGCAAGTTTACTGAGCACTAATACGTTAACGAATATAAATATAGTTGACACTGTGTGCGTGTGTCCTAGCTAGTCCTCAACACTCTACAGTGACAGATGTCTTCTTTGATCAAGACCTGACAACAATATGTATTTTACAATTTACTTTCTTTTGTACTACCATTTACGTTTACTTGATCTTATTTGTTGATGAGATATATATTTCTTTGAAGACATTAGGTATATATATGATGAAATTTTGCAAAtgaatcaatataaattattaaaattctcTGTTTAGCAAATGGGAGAAAATCGCTTTCCAACTGGTCCGGAATGAGTACTGTGTCAGTGTGCTCCCTGTAACATTGTACACCTCTGGCCGTCTAGCTGCTAACTAAGAAATTCTAACACGACATTTTTAATACACTTATTATTATTGAGTGAGTGAGTTTTATGTAAATCTTGCTAAATAGTGTAAATAGAAAGTGAATAAATTATTCAATGAAACTTACATGGGCAACTcactaataagaaaaatatggcAAAAAATCTCTGTTGTTAACATTTGTCCTGATTTTGGACACACTAAAGCCGCGTCAATCTTGTAAAAAAGACGCAAAAGCTACAAATTCTTTTTTCTATGTAAATGCACGTACAAATTTCTCAACACCAAACCAAACAGGCTACTCCAGATATATAGGAAAGCTTCTTGGAGCCACACTTCCCAAAAAGGTATCAAGTTAGTGACCTTCATCTACCTAAAAAAGGTCATTCACTTTCCTTTAAATACCATTTGCTTAATTAAGGTTCACTTGAGTTTATTTATAGACCTACACTTATATAGTCATGTTTTTAATACACCCGCGTATGCAactatataattttcttaaacacTGGTAGAAAAGAGAAGATTTTTAGACAACAACATCCACTTGCTTGGTTAAGTCTTTGTCGCATGCATTAGGCAGTACCTTCCTTGAAGATCGACACTCTAATCTATTGCAATTCTCcagaatataatttatataatattatgctCTAGATGGAATCAAACTTTTGAAAAAGATACTTTGCTAcaaccattttttaaaacatgtatGGGCAGAAACCGCGTTTTGTTGCTGTACCAGCaagtatttaaatataattttcaaagatTTGTATGTTGGCCTTCTTCCTGCACGAATTGTGTAGTCCATATCACGTggactatttttaatttgtttaccattgtgatttgaatattagatagagttaaaaatcaaatatatgctTGTCAGCTTAATAATGCGAGATTCAATCCCCAAAGGCATTAGACATAACTAGTACTATTAATGTACTACAGATACACAGTATTTTCTGCTACTATGTCGaaataaacaatattatgcAAGAAAAAAGGTGGTTCGTAAAGGAGCATTCTgactcaaaagaaaatatacaatctattataaatgtaatttattttaggcttggcccaaaaaataaattagctcAAATGGACTTGCCTAATTTTGATTAGGGAAATGCTATTtacacttcttcttttttaatccaCATCccccaatttttttaacttaaaatccAAGACTATCCCCTTCTTCAGCTTCCTCCAGTTCCCTACAGTCCTACACCCACTCGGCCActcctcttatttttcttttattttcatctctttAAAGCCATCATGGGCTATTTTGatcctttttttgcttttcagGAAACTAGTTTTGTTaaggatatttttatataaaaaacatatattagcGGCGcaaaaagtaacaaaaaaaagaggaacGTAAATAGCATTGGtcttttgattaatttaattttctctccAGTAATTTGATTTGAACTGGTGTTTTTTGTGGAGTGAATCAACTTTTACGTTGTTAGTTCCTACACGATAAACATTTCATGGGCTcagttttgaatttaaaattctaactaTTGTATTGGACGGCCCAGTATATCATTAGACATTTTGATCGAAACCAGGAATAGATAGATATACCTCCCTTAACTATTGCATATaccccttttattttttttgtcttgagcATACCCTTTTCCAGAACATCCGCTTTTGTACAGTGCCTCCCTACACAACCAGGTTCAAATGCTATGCTGCCATATCCTCTCTCATGTGACGGGTCCACTAATTTTTAACATGGAAATGAATTTATACATCTAAAGATACAAGATAACCTGCAAGCTTGCAAGGCAACTCAATGTGATGTACATGcacacaataaaaaaactaCGTGGTACCCTCACGTAAAAATGCTAAACACAGTGACAAGCAAAATGTACATAAAAACGTAATAACAAAAAGTATTATACGAAGTAAAATTTGTGTTGACATATAATCAGAACTCAAAAGCAAGATCGAAGAATCAATGGTGCAGCGGTATTACAATGACATCATAGCCTGATCATCACTGACGATGATGTTTGCACGGTCCAATGAATGTCAATGCAGACTTCCCAAAAGTTTATTATCGGAAGTGTAAAATTGCCGAAAACAGTTGAGGGGTATGTTAATAGGGGTATAATAGTTAAGGGGtattttttagaaagaaaaaaaaatataaaagtggtATATTAACAGTTAGGGGGTATATTTACCAATACCCTTTAGCAATTTTATATTGACcccaataataaaattttgtgaaataGTCTATTTAGtaacttatgaaaaaaattatcaatcaaATTATTGAATCacgtaatattattttaaaaatgatgtcaatcaaattttaaattattaaaacagTGATAgatatgtattttaataatatatatttatgtgtaTCAAAGTTATGTAATTCGGTTTGGTGGTTGGCCCGGTTAAGATGGTGGGTCAATGGTTCAACTAGTAGATTAGTAATTGGTTCAATTTGATttggtatatattaaaaaatttaaaattatatatgtatttattatatataaatatataactaacattatttgattaaaaaaaatcattcatacTACAAAATTCATAATAACAATTGAAGTATTAAAGTTGATAACATAAGTccacaaataataattcaataacaTAATTGCACAAGTCCCGAGTTTTTTTTGGAGCAATTTTACTTGAAACGGATTTTAAAAACCGACCCAGGTCATCAGTTTTATCCTATATCGATTGAGTTTGACTGAGTCATTTCACACCGATCCAATAATTAAATTGGTTTGATTATGTCACTGGATCCCGATTGGACTGATCCAATCGGGCGGATCAGACTGGGCTTTTAAACTatggtgtgtgtatatatatgtgtgaaaaattaatttatatttttataaattatttttttttctaatgttaAAGGATATTtgaatgttaaatttttataatttgattattgaattgacaaaaaaaaaatatatccttaataaaaatatcaatcatgaaagattaaaattctccttaaaaaaaaatttaaaattgtcttACACCAATATAAACATTTCCTCTCTTACGTGTATGAACTGTGTAACATCCAAATTCAATGAGTATATATTGATGAAATACAAACGAGAACTGTcaccaacatattttttaatatgcttTCTGTTATTCAgctaaatttattgaaatcatagtttattaaatttatgaataaattacataaatctcccctaaaatttgatgaaaataCAGACCTCCCCTTCATTTTTAATCCCTACAAAACTCTTCCTAATTGTTAACTAACCGTTACACTTGCCTCCCCTCACTCATGAgcaactttgaattttttttagcagaaacaagtcatttgcatagTACAtgacttttaataaaatttgtttacaaaaatattCTCACCTTCAACCTTTAAAAAAGCAAGACAGGGAAAAGTAGTGTGCAAAGTGCAAGCTGCAACGTCCAATTTGCTATGCAGTATGGAACCTACTGAAAAAGTAGAAACCTGGAAAATGCTGTGGCATAGGACAAAATGAATATGTTAAGTgaaatttgtgttttcttctaATTATTCCAGATAATAATTGTAATGGAGCAAGCTTTCTTATAGCAATGATGGCTTAAAAATGAACAACATTTAAACATTTGATGCCAAAAAAAAGAGATGAAGAATATTCATAGGAAATCCATAAAACTTAATGATAATTATCTGGCAACAGTTCACACTTACTGTGTTTACTCACAATGGTGATTTCGTGATATTCTTATGTTTAAACGATGACTTcataattgtgttttttttctaattgttCTAGATAATTAAGCCTCTTTTTATGGAGACCAAGAGTACAAAAAAACTTATCTTTTCTTTGACCCGAAGCTTTGTTTTTTCTACGATAAGTTATACGAAAAGCAAGACACAACTTGCATCTCACACCAAAATCAATTATACAAAATCCTGAAAAGAGACAAAACCATTGTTACTTTCCACTGAGCCAAAGCTTTATTTTTTCTACAATAAATTTCCATGGGGTGGAAGAAAGTCTCAACCTTTTGTCGAAAGAGCAAGGATCTGAGTGAGGAATCCTATGGTGGTGCGATTATCTCCTCCACACCCCCTCACTCCTTTGTCGTGCGCCCCCTACCACCATCTCCTCCTTCTCCGACGTTGTCGTCTGCACCTCCTCACCGCCTCTGCTTCCCATGCCTTGAATAGTTTCACCTCATCTCCGCCTCGACATTTTCTTCAACCTCCAAACAACTGTGTTTTCATTTCTTTAGAACCCTAAAACTTTCCGAAAGATTCATCCTTAGTTTCCAAGGAAGAACAGAGGAGACGATAGACGATAGTTTTAAATGAAAGGAAATATTACAAATgcataaatgaatttttatttttattaggtaaaattatatttttattgttctgTACTTTCTaattccaattttatttttttttaa comes from the Glycine soja cultivar W05 chromosome 6, ASM419377v2, whole genome shotgun sequence genome and includes:
- the LOC114415092 gene encoding basic leucine zipper 9-like; translated protein: MAMTTTTESDLDYELRYLSLAVTDTFTAFQNLLPDAMTSFSACGLIDPLCSQNLTPKHSTITATIDSQSSICATSNVGSPVSANKPEGRENHTKGATSGSSEPSDEDDEAGACEQSTNPADMKRLRRKVSNRDSARRSRRRKQAQLSDLELQVEKLKVENATLYKQFTDASQHFREADTNNRVLKSDVEALRAKVKLAEDMVTRSSFTTLNNQLLQTQHHQMSTPQQLNTTNLRRMAHVSPTITVHGNDVSYNNGGQNSALGNLDMSFNDINEVMNDAMSCGTIWPLD
- the LOC114414002 gene encoding probable calcium-binding protein CML43 → MGIAEACSRFLGDFLQALKCSSKSSVSHLDHNYHDPSSCKPQNVLKLDDKMVGALVSVFGMETNGRIKKLGLMYDNKPSSSSGFELAEGGLLDDEVPVEEVLGELEDMSKRSELLHEAFKIFDEDGDGYIDAMELKKVLDCLGLDKGWDMSAIEKMVKVADLNFDGKVYFGEFELMMG